The Neurospora crassa OR74A linkage group V, whole genome shotgun sequence sequence TTGACGACctggagggaggggaagctGATCTTGGAGACATCCGAGATAGCCATGTTCATGGCCCAGATGAGGTTGGGGAAGCCGACCTCCATGTCGAGACCGTTGGCCTGGATGGTGAGGTCGCCAGTGATCTCCTTGATAGCGGGCTCATACTTGGTGATGAACTGGTTGTTGTCAAGGTTCATGCTCTTGATGCTGGTAACGTTGATGGCATCGATGTTGCGGAGATGGCTGTCGGAGATGGTGATCTCGTCGACCTTGTTGAGCTGGGTCATGCCCATGTCGGGAACGTTGCCGATGGACTGCCAGGTGAGCTTGCTGACAGAGTTAAGCTTGAGCATGTTGACGGCGTTGAGCTGGGTGGTCTCGACAAGTCTGAACTCGCCACCAATCTGCTCGAGGGTGTCGGAGCCAACGCTGTTAATGTTGGGGTTGTTCTCGATCTTGAGATCGCCAGTGATGATCTGAGGACCGCTCAACTGGAAGTCACCGGCAACCTCCTTGGTAACAACAACGGAACCCTTAATAGTCTTGCACTTAGCAAGACCGGTAGCATCGGCCTGGCTGTGGATGGTGGTAGTGCCGCCGCTGACAGTGCAGGTAGAGGCCGACTGGGCTATAAGAGGGGGAAAGAGGTCAGTCATCGTACCGCTAAGACGTGATGGCAGCATAGGTAGTTGAGCGTATACATACCAGAAGCGGCGCCAATCGCCACGATGGCGGGAGCAAGGTACTTGACAAGCATTGTGACGggctgatgaagaagagTTAGCGATGGTATTCAGTTGATAAATGACAACTGATTCTGATATCGCAGTCGAAGTGGTAAGactggttggttggtgttgcgtATTGGTGATATGCGGCGAGGGGGAAAACGCGAATGCAGTAGTATGTCTAGAAGCAGTTTGATCTCGGATCGTGCCAGTTCCAAAAAAGATGTATGATCGGGTTGAGTTGAAGCCAGACCCTGGAAAGCTGAAGAAGGTCGAAAAAGGTAGCCAGTCGAAAGTGCCGTGTATCCAAATCGATGACCACAGCAGAATGGTTCCTGGTAGTCGGTTCCTCCGCTGATAGAGACAGTTGATCCCTATTCCTTCCTAACCAAGTCCCCCAGAGTTTCTGGCGATTCTGAGTGTCGGAAGGAGCATCTCATGTTGTTTTATGACTTCCATGTGTTGCTGTAGTTGAGAAGGCAGTAGGCGGTCTGGCAGATGATCGTGGACCTCGGGTGATTTCGTGGATCCTCCCAATGGCTTCGTTTTCGTGTTTCGAATTTTTGGACTGGCACGACCGGGCGATGTTGTCGAAGACAGCGTTCGCGCAattgccgctgctgctgctgctgctgctgctgctgatggttCTCACAATGTAGAATGAAAGACAGTAAACATACCTGTGTGATTAAAGTCTACTGAAGAAAGTGGGAAGGGACGCGATCGAGTGCAAGAGAGAACGAGTGGTGGTGTGCGAGTTGAAAGGGCAAGAGCGACGAGGTGATGGTCGTTCTTTCGGCGGAGCCTTCAAAAGGTAAGAGGGAGAATGGTAAGAGTCTTTAAC is a genomic window containing:
- the ccg-15 gene encoding clock-controlled gene-15, encoding MLVKYLAPAIVAIGAASAQSASTCTVSGGTTTIHSQADATGLAKCKTIKGSVVVTKEVAGDFQLSGPQIITGDLKIENNPNINSVGSDTLEQIGGEFRLVETTQLNAVNMLKLNSVSKLTWQSIGNVPDMGMTQLNKVDEITISDSHLRNIDAINVTSIKSMNLDNNQFITKYEPAIKEITGDLTIQANGLDMEVGFPNLIWAMNMAISDVSKISFPSLQVVNGSARFDNNKFDSFSFPNLTETKTGDISFVGNENMQNLTFPKLTQVGGGLLVANNTELEEINGFPALQTVVGAIKLRGNFTEVKFPKLQSVRGAFDLSSTNDVTNDCKALAKMAPKTQGGNGEIEGTFDCQSNNEEANQDTSGKTGSGQGVTGGSSGSGSDKKDSGAAGLSVNAGLFLAAAGVLAQLLL